The Pan troglodytes isolate AG18354 chromosome 8, NHGRI_mPanTro3-v2.0_pri, whole genome shotgun sequence genome window below encodes:
- the ZSWIM8 gene encoding zinc finger SWIM domain-containing protein 8 isoform X10, protein MELMFAEWEDGERFSFEDSDRFEEDSLCSFISEAESLCQNWRGWRKQSAGPNSPTGGGGGGGSGGTRMRDGLVIPLVELSAKQVAFHIPFEVVEKVYPPVPEQLQLRIAFWSFPENEEDIRLYSCLANGSADEFQRGDQLFRMRAVKDPLQIGFHLSATVVPPQMVPPKGAYNVAVMFDRCRVTSCSCTCGAGAKWCTHVVALCLFRIHNASAVCLRAPVSESLSRLQRDQLQKFAQYLISELPQQILPTAQRLLDELLSSQSTAINTVCGAPDPTAGPSASDQSTWYLDESTLTDNIKKTLHKFCGPSPVVFSDVNSMYLSSTEPPAAAEWACLLRPLRGREPEGVWNLLSIVREMFKRRDSNAAPLLEILTDQCLTYEQITGWWYSVRTSASHSSASGHTGRSNGQSEVAAHACASMCDEMVTLWRLAVLDPALSPQRRRELCTQLRQWQLKVIENVKRGQHKKTLERLFPGFRPAVEACYFNWEEAYPLPGVTYSGTDRKLALCWARALPSRPGASRSGGLEESRDRPRPLPTEPAVRPKEPGTKRKGLGEGVPSSQRGPRRLSAEGGDKALHKMGPGGGKAKALGGAGSGSKGSAGGGSKRRLSSEDSSLEPDLAEMSLDDSSLALGAEASTFEGFPESPPPCPLHGGSRGPSTFLPEPPDTYEEDGGVYFSEGPEPPTASVGPPGLLPGDVCTQDDLPSTDESGNGLPKTKEAAPAVGEEDDDYQAYYLNAQDGAGGEEEKAEGGAGEEHDLFAGLKPLEQESRMEVLFACAEALHAHGYSSEASRLTVELAQDLLANPPDLKVEPPPAKGKKNKVSTSRQTWVATNTLSKAAFLLTVLSERPEHHNLAFRVGMFALELQRPPASTKALEVKLAYQESEVAALLKKIPLGPSEMSTMRCRAEELREGTLCDYRPVLPLMLASFIFDVLCAPVVSPTGSRPPSRNWNSETPGDEELGFEAAVAALGMKTTVSEAEHPLLCEGTRREKGDLALALMITYKDDQAKLKKILDKLLDRESQTHKPQTLSSFYSSSRPTTASQRSPSKHGGPSAPGALQPLTSGSAGPAQPGSVAGAGPGPTEGFTEKNVPESSPHSPCEGLPSEAALTPRPEGKVPSRLALGSRGGYNGRGWGSPGRPKKKHTGMASIDSSAPETTSDSSPTLSRRPLRGGWAPTSWGRGQDSDSISSSSSDSLGSSSSSGSRRASASGGARAKTVEVGRYKGRRPESHAPHVPNQPSEAAAHFYFELAKTVLIKAGGNSSTSIFTHPSSSGGHQGPHRNLHLCAFEIGLYALGLHNFVSPNWLSRTYSSHVSWITGQAMEIGSAALTILVECWDGHLTPPEVASLADRASRARDSNMVRAAAELALSCLPHAHALNPNEIQRALVQCKEQDNLMLEKACMAVEEAAKGGGVYPEVLFEVAHQWFWLYEQTAGGSSTAREGATSCSASGIRAGGEAGRGMPEGRGGPGTEPVTVAAAAVTAAATVVPVISVGSSLYPGPGLGHGHSPGLHPYTALQPHLPCSPQYLTHPAHPAHPMPHMPRPAVFPVPSSAYPQGVHPAFLGAQYPYSVTPPSLAATAVSFPVPSMAPITVHPYHTEPGLPLPTSVALSSVHPASTFPAIQGASLPALTTQPSPLVSGGFPPPEEETHSQPVNPHSLHHLHAAYRVGMLALEMLGRRAHNDHPNNFSRSPPYTDDVKWLLGLAAKLGVNYVHQFCVGAAKGVLSPFVLQEIVMETLQRLSPAHAHNHLRAPAFHQLVQRCQQAYMQYIHHRLIHLTPADYDDFVNAIRSARSAFCLTPMGMMQFNDILQNLKRSKQTKELWQRVSLEMATFSP, encoded by the exons ATGGAGCTGATGTTTGCAGAGTGGGAGGACGGAGAGCGCTTCTCATTCGAGGATTCGGACCGTTTTGAGGAGGATTCACTCTGTTCCTTCATCTCCGAGGCCGAGAGCCTCTGCCAGAACTGGCGGGGATGGCGCAAACAGTCAGCGGGGCCCAATTCCCCCACTGGCGGCGGTggcggaggtggcagtggcgGTACCAGAATGCGAG ATGGACTGGTGATCCCATTGGTGGAGCTGTCAGCAAAGCAGGTGGCATTTCATATCCCATTTGAAGTGGTGGAGAAAGTTTACCCACCAGTGCCTGAGCAGCTACAGCTCCGAATTGCTTTTTGGAGCTTCCCTGAGAATGAAGAGGACATTCG GCTGTATTCGTGCCTGGCCAATGGCAGTGCGGATGAGTTTCAGCGAGGGGATCAGCTCTTCCGCATGCGGGCTGTGAAGGACCCATTGCAGATAG GGTTCCACCTGAGTGCTACAGTGGTGCCACCTCAGATGGTCCCTCCTAAAGGGGCCTACAACGTGGCTGTGATGTTTGACCGCTGCCGGGTCACTTCCTGCAGCTGTACCTGTGGGGCTGGGGCCAAATGGTGCACCCACGTCGTGGCACTCTGTCTCTTCCGCATCCACAAC GCTTCTGCAGTCTGCCTGCGAGCCCCAGTCTCAGAGTCCCTGTCCCGGCTACAGAGGGACCAGCTGCAAAAGTTTGCTCAGTACCTCATCAGTGAGCTCCCTCAGCAG ATCCTCCCCACAGCTCAGCGTCTCCTGGACGAACTCCTGTCTTCCCAGTCAACAGCCATCAATACAGTGTGTGGAGCTCCGG ACCCCACAGCAGGGCCCTCAGCATCGGACCAGAGTACTTGGTATCTGGATGAATCGACACTCACTGACAACATCAAAAAGACACTGCACAAGTTCTGTGGCCCCTCCCCTGTGGTCTTCAG TGATGTGAACTCCATGTATCTGTCTTCCACGGAGCCGCCAGCCGCTGCTGAATGGGCATGTCTGCTGCGCCCTCTGAGGGGCCGTGAGCCAGAGGGCGTCTGGAACCTGCTAAGCATCGTGCGGGAGATGTTCAAGCGGAGGGACAGCAATGCTGCCCCCTTGTTGGAAATCCTCACTGACCAGTGCCTCACCTATGAACAG ATAACAGGTTGGTGGTATAGCGTACGTACCTCAGCCTCACACAGCAGTGCCAGTGGGCACACGGGCCGTAGCAACGGGCAGTCAGAGGTGGCAGCCCATGCCTGTGCCAGCATGTGTGACGAGATGGTCACACTGTGGAGGCTGGCCGTGCTGGACCCTGCACTCAGCCCCCAGCG GCGCCGGGAACTGTGTACGCAGCTGCGGCAGTGGCAACTGAAGGTGATTGAGAACGTCAAGCGGGGCCAACACAAGAAGACGCTGGAGCGGCTCTTCCCTGGCTTCCGGCCAGCGGTGGAGGCCTGCTACTTCAACTGGGAAGAGGCCTACCCACTTCCTGGTGTCACCTACAGCGGCACTGACAGGAAgctggcactgtgctgggcccGGGCCCTGCCCTCTCGGCCAGGTGCCTCCCGCTCTGGGGGCCTGGAGGAATCCCGGGACCGGCCCCGACCCCTTCCTACTGAGCCAGCTGTGCGGCCCAAGGAGCCTGGGACCAAGCGAAAGGGCTTGGGTGAGGGGGTCCCCTCATCACAGCGGGGTCCCCGCCGCCTCTCAGCTGAAGGGGGAGATAAAGCTCTACATAAGATGGGTCCAGGTGGGGGCAAAGCCAAGGCACTGGGTGGGGCTGGCAGTGGGAGCAAGGGCTCAGCAGGTGGCGGAAGCAAGCGACGGCTGAGCAGCGAAGACAGCTCCCTGGAGCCAGACCTGGCTGAGatgagcctggatgacagcagcCTGGCCCTGGGCGCAGAGGCCAGCACCTTCGAGGGATTCCCTGAGAGCCCTCCACCCTGTCCTCTCCACGGTGGCTCCCGAGGCCCTTCCACTTTCCTTCCTGAGCCCCCAGATACTTATGAAGAAGATGGTGGTGTGTACTTCTCGGAAGGGCCTGAGCCTCCCACAGCCTCTGTTGGCCCCCCTGGCCTACTGCCTGGGGATGTCTGTACCCAGGACGACCTCCCTTCTACAGATGAGAGTGGCAATGGGCTTCCCAAAACCAAAGAGGCAGCCCCTGCAGTTGGAGAGGAGGATGATGACTACCAGGCGTACTATCTGAATGCCCAGGATGGGGCTGGGGGCGAGGAAGAGAAGGCCGAGGGCGGGGCTGGGGAGGAGCACGACCTGTTTGCTGGGCTGAAGCCACTGGAACAGGAGAGTCGCATGGAG GTACTGTTTGCCTGTGCTGAGGCCCTGCATGCGCATGGCTATAGCAGTGAGGCCTCCCGTCTCACTGTGGAGCTTGCCCAGGATCTGCTAGCCAACCCACCCGACCTCAAGGTAGAGCCGCCCCCTGCCAAG GGCAAGAAGAACAAGGTATCCACGAGCCGTCAGACCTGGGTGGCTACCAACACCCTGAGCAAGGCGGCCTTCCTGTTGACAGTGCTAAGTGAGCGTCCAGAGCACCACAACCTGGCCTTCCGAGTTGGCATGTTTGCCTTGGAGCTACAGAGGCCTCCAGCTTCTACCAAGGCCTTGGAG GTAAAGCTGGCAtaccaggagtctgaggtggctGCCCTGCTCAAGAAGATCCCTCTGGGTCCAAGCGAGATGAGTACCATGCGGTGCCGGGCAGAGGAACTTCGGGAGGGGACACTCTGTGACTATCGGCCTGTGTTGCCTCTCATGCTGGCCAGTTTCATCTTTGACGTTCTCTGTGCTCCAG TGGTTTCTCCCACAGGTTCCCGGCCCCCAAGTCGCAACTGGAACAGCGAGACACCTGGGGatgaggagctgggatttgaagcaGCAGTTGCTGCCTTGG GCATGAAGACAACAGTGAGTGAGGCAGAACATCCCCTCTTATGTGAAGGCACACGTCGGGAGAAGGGTGACCTGGCATTAGCACTAATGATCACTTACAAGGACGACCAGGCCAAGCTTAAGAAG ATCTTAGACAAACTCTTGGACCGAGAGAGCCAGACACATAAGCCACAGACGCTGAGTTCTTTCTACTCATCTAGCCGCCCAACCACAGCCAGCCAGAGGTCTCCTTCAAAGCACGGGGGCCCATCTGCCCCAGGGGCCCTGCAACCACTGACCTCAGGCTCTGCAGGGCCTGCTCAACCAGGGAGTGTGGCAGGGGCTGGGCCAGGCCCCACTGAGGGCTTCACAGAGAAGAATGTGCCTG AGAGTTCCCCACATTCCCCCTGTGAGGGTCTTCCATCTGAGGCAGCTTTGACCCCAAGGCCAGAAGGGAAGGTTCCTAGCCGCTTGGCACTTGGCAGTCGTGGAGGCTATAATGGACGGGGATGGGGGTCCCCAGGACGGCCTAAGAAGAAGCACACAG GCATGGCCAGCATTGACAGCAGTGCCCCTGAAACAACATCGGATAGTTCCCCCACCTTAAGCCGGAGACCACTTCGAGGGGGCTGGgcccccacctcctggggtcGAGGTCAGGACAGTGACAGCATTAGCAGCTCTTCTTCGGACTCCCTGGGCTCCTCATCCTCCAGTGGAAGTCGCCGGGCCAGTGCCAGTGGAGGAGCCCGGGCGAAGACTGTTGAAGTTGGCAG GTACAAGGGCCGCCGCCCCGAGAGTCATGCCCCTCATGTACCCAATCAGCCATCAGAGGCAGCTGCACACTTCTACTTCGAGCTGGCGAAGACAGTGCTGATCAAGGCAGGGGGCAACAGCAGCACTTCCATTTTCACACATCCATCTTCCTCAGGGGGCCACCAGGGTCCTCACCGCAACCTGCACCTTTGCGCCTTCGAGATTGGGCTTTATGCCCTTGGCCTGCACAACTTTGTTTCTCCCAACTGGCTCTCACGTACTTATTCTTCCCACGTTTCCTGGATTACAG GCCAGGCCATGGAGATAGGCAGCGCAGCCCTGACTATACTGGTAGAATGCTGGGATGGGCACCTGACACCCCCTGAGGTTGCATCCCTGGCTGACAGGGCATCACGGGCAAGAGACTCCAATATGGTGAGGGCGGCAGCAGAGCTGGCCCTGAGCTGCCTGCCTCACGCCCATGCATTGAACCCTAATGAGATCCAGCGGGCCCTGGTGCAGTGCAAGGAACAG GACAACCTGATGTTGGAGAAGGCCTGCATGGCAGTGGAAGAGGCAGCTAAGGGTGGGGGCGTGTACCCTGAAGTGTTGTTTGAGGTTGCTCACCAGTGGTTCTGGCTATATGAGCAAACTGCAGGTGGCTCATCCACAGCCCGTGAAGGGGCTACAAGCTGTAGTGCCAGTGGGATCAGGGCAGGTGGGGAAGCTGGGCGGGGTATGCCTGAGGGCAGAGGGGGCCCAGGGACTGAGCCGGTTACAGTGGCAGCGGCAGCAGTGACAGCAGCAGCCACAGTGGTGCCCGTCATATCGGTGGGGTCTAGTTTATACCCGGGTCCAGGACTGGGGCATGGCCACTCCCCTGGCCTGCACCCCTACACTGCTCTACAGCCCCACCTGCCCTGTAGCCCTCAGTATCTCACTCACCCAGCTCACCCTGCCCACCCCATGCCTCACATGCCCCGGCCTGCCGTCTTCCCTGTGCCCAGCTCTGCATACCCACAG GGTGTTCATCCTGCATTCCTGGGGGCTCAGTACCCTTATTCAGTGACTCCTCCCTCACTTGCTGCCACTGCTGTGTCTTTCCCCGTTCCTTCCATGGCACCCATCACAGTACATCCCTACCACACAGAGCCAGGGCTTCCACTGCCCACCAGTGTGGCCT TGAGCAGTGTCCATCCAGCATCCACGTTTCCAGCCATCCAAGGTGCCTCACTGCCTGCCCTGACCACACAGCCCAGCCCTCTGGTGAGCGGAGGTTTTCCACCGCCCGAGGAGGAGACACACAGTCAGCCAGTCAATCCCCACAGCCTGCACCACCTGCATGCTGCCTACCGTGTCG GAATGCTGGCACTGGAGATGCTGGGTCGCCGGGCACACAACGATCACCCCAACAACTTCTCCCGCTCCCCCCCCTACACTGATGATGTCAAATGGTTGCTGGGGCTGGCAGCAAAGCTGG gaGTGAACTACGTGCACCAGTTCTGTGTGGGGGCAGCCAAGGGGGTGCTGAGCCCGTTTGTGCTGCAGGAGATCGTCATGGAGACGCTGCAGCGGCTGAGTCCCGCTCATGCCCACAACCACCTGCGTGCCCCGGCCTTCCACCAACTGGTGCAGCGCTGCCAGCAGGCATACATGCAG TACATCCACCACCGCTTGATTCACCTGACTCCTGCGGACTACGACGACTTTGTGAATGCGATCCGGAGTGCCCGCAGCGCCTTCTGCCTGACGCCCATGGGCATGATGCAGTTCAACGACATCCTACAGAACCTCAAGCGCAGCAAACAGACCAAGGAGCTGTGGCAGCGGGTCTCACTcgagatggccaccttctccccCTGA
- the ZSWIM8 gene encoding zinc finger SWIM domain-containing protein 8 isoform X8, which produces MELMFAEWEDGERFSFEDSDRFEEDSLCSFISEAESLCQNWRGWRKQSAGPNSPTGGGGGGGSGGTRMRDGLVIPLVELSAKQVAFHIPFEVVEKVYPPVPEQLQLRIAFWSFPENEEDIRLYSCLANGSADEFQRGDQLFRMRAVKDPLQIGFHLSATVVPPQMVPPKGAYNVAVMFDRCRVTSCSCTCGAGAKWCTHVVALCLFRIHNASAVCLRAPVSESLSRLQRDQLQKFAQYLISELPQQILPTAQRLLDELLSSQSTAINTVCGAPDPTAGPSASDQSTWYLDESTLTDNIKKTLHKFCGPSPVVFSDVNSMYLSSTEPPAAAEWACLLRPLRGREPEGVWNLLSIVREMFKRRDSNAAPLLEILTDQCLTYEQITGWWYSVRTSASHSSASGHTGRSNGQSEVAAHACASMCDEMVTLWRLAVLDPALSPQRRRELCTQLRQWQLKVIENVKRGQHKKTLERLFPGFRPAVEACYFNWEEAYPLPGVTYSGTDRKLALCWARALPSRPGASRSGGLEESRDRPRPLPTEPAVRPKEPGTKRKGLGEGVPSSQRGPRRLSAEGGDKALHKMGPGGGKAKALGGAGSGSKGSAGGGSKRRLSSEDSSLEPDLAEMSLDDSSLALGAEASTFEGFPESPPPCPLHGGSRGPSTFLPEPPDTYEEDGGVYFSEGPEPPTASVGPPGLLPGDVCTQDDLPSTDESGNGLPKTKEAAPAVGEEDDDYQAYYLNAQDGAGGEEEKAEGGAGEEHDLFAGLKPLEQESRMEVLFACAEALHAHGYSSEASRLTVELAQDLLANPPDLKVEPPPAKGKKNKVSTSRQTWVATNTLSKAAFLLTVLSERPEHHNLAFRVGMFALELQRPPASTKALEVKLAYQESEVAALLKKIPLGPSEMSTMRCRAEELREGTLCDYRPVLPLMLASFIFDVLCAPVVSPTGSRPPSRNWNSETPGDEELGFEAAVAALGMKTTVSEAEHPLLCEGTRREKGDLALALMITYKDDQAKLKKILDKLLDRESQTHKPQTLSSFYSSSRPTTASQRSPSKHGGPSAPGALQPLTSGSAGPAQPGSVAGAGPGPTEGFTEKNVPESSPHSPCEGLPSEAALTPRPEGKVPSRLALGSRGGYNGRGWGSPGRPKKKHTGMASIDSSAPETTSDSSPTLSRRPLRGGWAPTSWGRGQDSDSISSSSSDSLGSSSSSGSRRASASGGARAKTVEVGRYKGRRPESHAPHVPNQPSEAAAHFYFELAKTVLIKAGGNSSTSIFTHPSSSGGHQGPHRNLHLCAFEIGLYALGLHNFVSPNWLSRTYSSHVSWITGQAMEIGSAALTILVECWDGHLTPPEVASLADRASRARDSNMVRAAAELALSCLPHAHALNPNEIQRALVQCKEQDNLMLEKACMAVEEAAKGGGVYPEVLFEVAHQWFWLYEQTAGGSSTAREGATSCSASGIRAGGEAGRGMPEGRGGPGTEPVTVAAAAVTAAATVVPVISVGSSLYPGPGLGHGHSPGLHPYTALQPHLPCSPQYLTHPAHPAHPMPHMPRPAVFPVPSSAYPQGVHPAFLGAQYPYSVTPPSLAATAVSFPVPSMAPITVHPYHTEPGLPLPTSVACELWGQGTVSSVHPASTFPAIQGASLPALTTQPSPLVSGGFPPPEEETHSQPVNPHSLHHLHAAYRVGMLALEMLGRRAHNDHPNNFSRSPPYTDDVKWLLGLAAKLGVNYVHQFCVGAAKGVLSPFVLQEIVMETLQRLSPAHAHNHLRAPAFHQLVQRCQQAYMQYIHHRLIHLTPADYDDFVNAIRSARSAFCLTPMGMMQFNDILQNLKRSKQTKELWQRVSLEMATFSP; this is translated from the exons ATGGAGCTGATGTTTGCAGAGTGGGAGGACGGAGAGCGCTTCTCATTCGAGGATTCGGACCGTTTTGAGGAGGATTCACTCTGTTCCTTCATCTCCGAGGCCGAGAGCCTCTGCCAGAACTGGCGGGGATGGCGCAAACAGTCAGCGGGGCCCAATTCCCCCACTGGCGGCGGTggcggaggtggcagtggcgGTACCAGAATGCGAG ATGGACTGGTGATCCCATTGGTGGAGCTGTCAGCAAAGCAGGTGGCATTTCATATCCCATTTGAAGTGGTGGAGAAAGTTTACCCACCAGTGCCTGAGCAGCTACAGCTCCGAATTGCTTTTTGGAGCTTCCCTGAGAATGAAGAGGACATTCG GCTGTATTCGTGCCTGGCCAATGGCAGTGCGGATGAGTTTCAGCGAGGGGATCAGCTCTTCCGCATGCGGGCTGTGAAGGACCCATTGCAGATAG GGTTCCACCTGAGTGCTACAGTGGTGCCACCTCAGATGGTCCCTCCTAAAGGGGCCTACAACGTGGCTGTGATGTTTGACCGCTGCCGGGTCACTTCCTGCAGCTGTACCTGTGGGGCTGGGGCCAAATGGTGCACCCACGTCGTGGCACTCTGTCTCTTCCGCATCCACAAC GCTTCTGCAGTCTGCCTGCGAGCCCCAGTCTCAGAGTCCCTGTCCCGGCTACAGAGGGACCAGCTGCAAAAGTTTGCTCAGTACCTCATCAGTGAGCTCCCTCAGCAG ATCCTCCCCACAGCTCAGCGTCTCCTGGACGAACTCCTGTCTTCCCAGTCAACAGCCATCAATACAGTGTGTGGAGCTCCGG ACCCCACAGCAGGGCCCTCAGCATCGGACCAGAGTACTTGGTATCTGGATGAATCGACACTCACTGACAACATCAAAAAGACACTGCACAAGTTCTGTGGCCCCTCCCCTGTGGTCTTCAG TGATGTGAACTCCATGTATCTGTCTTCCACGGAGCCGCCAGCCGCTGCTGAATGGGCATGTCTGCTGCGCCCTCTGAGGGGCCGTGAGCCAGAGGGCGTCTGGAACCTGCTAAGCATCGTGCGGGAGATGTTCAAGCGGAGGGACAGCAATGCTGCCCCCTTGTTGGAAATCCTCACTGACCAGTGCCTCACCTATGAACAG ATAACAGGTTGGTGGTATAGCGTACGTACCTCAGCCTCACACAGCAGTGCCAGTGGGCACACGGGCCGTAGCAACGGGCAGTCAGAGGTGGCAGCCCATGCCTGTGCCAGCATGTGTGACGAGATGGTCACACTGTGGAGGCTGGCCGTGCTGGACCCTGCACTCAGCCCCCAGCG GCGCCGGGAACTGTGTACGCAGCTGCGGCAGTGGCAACTGAAGGTGATTGAGAACGTCAAGCGGGGCCAACACAAGAAGACGCTGGAGCGGCTCTTCCCTGGCTTCCGGCCAGCGGTGGAGGCCTGCTACTTCAACTGGGAAGAGGCCTACCCACTTCCTGGTGTCACCTACAGCGGCACTGACAGGAAgctggcactgtgctgggcccGGGCCCTGCCCTCTCGGCCAGGTGCCTCCCGCTCTGGGGGCCTGGAGGAATCCCGGGACCGGCCCCGACCCCTTCCTACTGAGCCAGCTGTGCGGCCCAAGGAGCCTGGGACCAAGCGAAAGGGCTTGGGTGAGGGGGTCCCCTCATCACAGCGGGGTCCCCGCCGCCTCTCAGCTGAAGGGGGAGATAAAGCTCTACATAAGATGGGTCCAGGTGGGGGCAAAGCCAAGGCACTGGGTGGGGCTGGCAGTGGGAGCAAGGGCTCAGCAGGTGGCGGAAGCAAGCGACGGCTGAGCAGCGAAGACAGCTCCCTGGAGCCAGACCTGGCTGAGatgagcctggatgacagcagcCTGGCCCTGGGCGCAGAGGCCAGCACCTTCGAGGGATTCCCTGAGAGCCCTCCACCCTGTCCTCTCCACGGTGGCTCCCGAGGCCCTTCCACTTTCCTTCCTGAGCCCCCAGATACTTATGAAGAAGATGGTGGTGTGTACTTCTCGGAAGGGCCTGAGCCTCCCACAGCCTCTGTTGGCCCCCCTGGCCTACTGCCTGGGGATGTCTGTACCCAGGACGACCTCCCTTCTACAGATGAGAGTGGCAATGGGCTTCCCAAAACCAAAGAGGCAGCCCCTGCAGTTGGAGAGGAGGATGATGACTACCAGGCGTACTATCTGAATGCCCAGGATGGGGCTGGGGGCGAGGAAGAGAAGGCCGAGGGCGGGGCTGGGGAGGAGCACGACCTGTTTGCTGGGCTGAAGCCACTGGAACAGGAGAGTCGCATGGAG GTACTGTTTGCCTGTGCTGAGGCCCTGCATGCGCATGGCTATAGCAGTGAGGCCTCCCGTCTCACTGTGGAGCTTGCCCAGGATCTGCTAGCCAACCCACCCGACCTCAAGGTAGAGCCGCCCCCTGCCAAG GGCAAGAAGAACAAGGTATCCACGAGCCGTCAGACCTGGGTGGCTACCAACACCCTGAGCAAGGCGGCCTTCCTGTTGACAGTGCTAAGTGAGCGTCCAGAGCACCACAACCTGGCCTTCCGAGTTGGCATGTTTGCCTTGGAGCTACAGAGGCCTCCAGCTTCTACCAAGGCCTTGGAG GTAAAGCTGGCAtaccaggagtctgaggtggctGCCCTGCTCAAGAAGATCCCTCTGGGTCCAAGCGAGATGAGTACCATGCGGTGCCGGGCAGAGGAACTTCGGGAGGGGACACTCTGTGACTATCGGCCTGTGTTGCCTCTCATGCTGGCCAGTTTCATCTTTGACGTTCTCTGTGCTCCAG TGGTTTCTCCCACAGGTTCCCGGCCCCCAAGTCGCAACTGGAACAGCGAGACACCTGGGGatgaggagctgggatttgaagcaGCAGTTGCTGCCTTGG GCATGAAGACAACAGTGAGTGAGGCAGAACATCCCCTCTTATGTGAAGGCACACGTCGGGAGAAGGGTGACCTGGCATTAGCACTAATGATCACTTACAAGGACGACCAGGCCAAGCTTAAGAAG ATCTTAGACAAACTCTTGGACCGAGAGAGCCAGACACATAAGCCACAGACGCTGAGTTCTTTCTACTCATCTAGCCGCCCAACCACAGCCAGCCAGAGGTCTCCTTCAAAGCACGGGGGCCCATCTGCCCCAGGGGCCCTGCAACCACTGACCTCAGGCTCTGCAGGGCCTGCTCAACCAGGGAGTGTGGCAGGGGCTGGGCCAGGCCCCACTGAGGGCTTCACAGAGAAGAATGTGCCTG AGAGTTCCCCACATTCCCCCTGTGAGGGTCTTCCATCTGAGGCAGCTTTGACCCCAAGGCCAGAAGGGAAGGTTCCTAGCCGCTTGGCACTTGGCAGTCGTGGAGGCTATAATGGACGGGGATGGGGGTCCCCAGGACGGCCTAAGAAGAAGCACACAG GCATGGCCAGCATTGACAGCAGTGCCCCTGAAACAACATCGGATAGTTCCCCCACCTTAAGCCGGAGACCACTTCGAGGGGGCTGGgcccccacctcctggggtcGAGGTCAGGACAGTGACAGCATTAGCAGCTCTTCTTCGGACTCCCTGGGCTCCTCATCCTCCAGTGGAAGTCGCCGGGCCAGTGCCAGTGGAGGAGCCCGGGCGAAGACTGTTGAAGTTGGCAG GTACAAGGGCCGCCGCCCCGAGAGTCATGCCCCTCATGTACCCAATCAGCCATCAGAGGCAGCTGCACACTTCTACTTCGAGCTGGCGAAGACAGTGCTGATCAAGGCAGGGGGCAACAGCAGCACTTCCATTTTCACACATCCATCTTCCTCAGGGGGCCACCAGGGTCCTCACCGCAACCTGCACCTTTGCGCCTTCGAGATTGGGCTTTATGCCCTTGGCCTGCACAACTTTGTTTCTCCCAACTGGCTCTCACGTACTTATTCTTCCCACGTTTCCTGGATTACAG GCCAGGCCATGGAGATAGGCAGCGCAGCCCTGACTATACTGGTAGAATGCTGGGATGGGCACCTGACACCCCCTGAGGTTGCATCCCTGGCTGACAGGGCATCACGGGCAAGAGACTCCAATATGGTGAGGGCGGCAGCAGAGCTGGCCCTGAGCTGCCTGCCTCACGCCCATGCATTGAACCCTAATGAGATCCAGCGGGCCCTGGTGCAGTGCAAGGAACAG GACAACCTGATGTTGGAGAAGGCCTGCATGGCAGTGGAAGAGGCAGCTAAGGGTGGGGGCGTGTACCCTGAAGTGTTGTTTGAGGTTGCTCACCAGTGGTTCTGGCTATATGAGCAAACTGCAGGTGGCTCATCCACAGCCCGTGAAGGGGCTACAAGCTGTAGTGCCAGTGGGATCAGGGCAGGTGGGGAAGCTGGGCGGGGTATGCCTGAGGGCAGAGGGGGCCCAGGGACTGAGCCGGTTACAGTGGCAGCGGCAGCAGTGACAGCAGCAGCCACAGTGGTGCCCGTCATATCGGTGGGGTCTAGTTTATACCCGGGTCCAGGACTGGGGCATGGCCACTCCCCTGGCCTGCACCCCTACACTGCTCTACAGCCCCACCTGCCCTGTAGCCCTCAGTATCTCACTCACCCAGCTCACCCTGCCCACCCCATGCCTCACATGCCCCGGCCTGCCGTCTTCCCTGTGCCCAGCTCTGCATACCCACAG GGTGTTCATCCTGCATTCCTGGGGGCTCAGTACCCTTATTCAGTGACTCCTCCCTCACTTGCTGCCACTGCTGTGTCTTTCCCCGTTCCTTCCATGGCACCCATCACAGTACATCCCTACCACACAGAGCCAGGGCTTCCACTGCCCACCAGTGTGGCCTGTGAGTTGTGGGGCCAGGGAACAG TGAGCAGTGTCCATCCAGCATCCACGTTTCCAGCCATCCAAGGTGCCTCACTGCCTGCCCTGACCACACAGCCCAGCCCTCTGGTGAGCGGAGGTTTTCCACCGCCCGAGGAGGAGACACACAGTCAGCCAGTCAATCCCCACAGCCTGCACCACCTGCATGCTGCCTACCGTGTCG GAATGCTGGCACTGGAGATGCTGGGTCGCCGGGCACACAACGATCACCCCAACAACTTCTCCCGCTCCCCCCCCTACACTGATGATGTCAAATGGTTGCTGGGGCTGGCAGCAAAGCTGG gaGTGAACTACGTGCACCAGTTCTGTGTGGGGGCAGCCAAGGGGGTGCTGAGCCCGTTTGTGCTGCAGGAGATCGTCATGGAGACGCTGCAGCGGCTGAGTCCCGCTCATGCCCACAACCACCTGCGTGCCCCGGCCTTCCACCAACTGGTGCAGCGCTGCCAGCAGGCATACATGCAG TACATCCACCACCGCTTGATTCACCTGACTCCTGCGGACTACGACGACTTTGTGAATGCGATCCGGAGTGCCCGCAGCGCCTTCTGCCTGACGCCCATGGGCATGATGCAGTTCAACGACATCCTACAGAACCTCAAGCGCAGCAAACAGACCAAGGAGCTGTGGCAGCGGGTCTCACTcgagatggccaccttctccccCTGA